From Nicotiana tabacum cultivar K326 chromosome 22, ASM71507v2, whole genome shotgun sequence, one genomic window encodes:
- the LOC107784216 gene encoding uncharacterized protein LOC107784216 isoform X1, translating into MGKFAATMMSFLLLFLCAGVTEAVYMKYKDPKQPLNVRIRDLMNRMSLEEKIGQMTQIERHVAAPEIMKKYFIGSVLSGGGSAPAPKATAADWVKMVNEIQKGSLSTRLGIPMIYGIDAVHGHNNVYKATIFPHNVGLGVTRDPQLVKRIGAATALEVRATGIPYTFAPCIAVCRDPRWGRCYESYSEDHKIVRAMTEIIPGLQGDIPANSRKGVPFVAGKTKVAACAKHFVGDGGTVKGIDENNTVINVNGLINIHMPAYIDSIVKGVSTIMVSYSSWNGMKMHANRGLITGFLKGKLKFRGFVISDWEAIDKITDPPRANYSYSIQAGVLAGIDMIMGQENLTEFLDDLAFQVRNNIIPMSRIDDAVKRILRVKFVMGLFENPLADLSLANQLGSQEHRELAREAVRKSLVLLKNGKVTSQPLLPLPKKVAKILVAGSHADNLGYQCGGWTIGWQGIGGNDLTTGTTILSAVKNTVHPSTQVVYRDNPDANFVKANHFSYAIVVVGETPYAEMFGDSAKLTIAEPGPSTINNICGFVKCVVVVMSGRPVVIEPYLANIEAPVAAWLPGSEGQGVADVLFGDYGFTGKLARTWFKSVDQLPMNVGDPHYDPLFPFGFGLTTEPVKN; encoded by the exons ATGGGGAAATTTGCAGCAACAATGATGAGTTTTCTGCTTTTGTTCTTGTGTGCTGGTGTTACTGAAGCAGTGTACATGAAGTACAAGGACCCAAAACAGCCATTGAATGTTAGAATAAGGGACTTGATGAACAGAATGAGTCTTGAAGAGAAAATTGGTCAGATGACCCAGATTGAAAGACATGTTGCTGCACCTGAGATCATGAAGAAATACTTCATTG GGAGTGTACTGAGTGGTGGAGGAAGTGCACCAGCGCCTAAGGCTACTGCTGCAGACTGGGTGAAGATGGTTAATGAGATTCAGAAGGGTTCCCTTTCAACACGCCTTGGTATTCCCATGATCTATGGAATTGATGCAGTCCATGGGCACAACAATGTCTACAAAGCCACAATTTTTCCACACAATGTTGGCCTTGGAGTCACAAG AGACCCGCAGCTTGTGAAGCGGATTGGGGCTGCGACTGCCCTTGAAGTCAGAGCCACAGGAATCCCTTATACTTTTGCACCATGCATCGCA GTATGTAGAGATCCAAGATGGGGTCGGTGCTACGAAAGCTACAGTGAAGACCATAAAATTGTTCGAGCAATGACTGAGATCATTCCTGGTTTACAAGGAGATATTCCAGCTAACTCCcgtaaaggtgttccttttgtCGCAGGAAA GACTAAAGTAGCAGCCTGTGCTAAGCACTTTGTGGGCGACGGTGGCACTGTCAAGGGCATTGATGAGAATAACACTGTTATCAATGTGAATGGGCTAATTAATATCCACATGCCTGCCTACATTGATTCCATTGTGAAGGGAGTTTCGACAATAATGGTATCTTACTCAAGCTGGAATGGCATGAAGATGCATGCTAACCGTGGTCTAATCACTGGCTTTCTCAAGGGAAAGCTCAAGTTTAGG GGATTTGTCATTTCAGATTGGGAGGCTATAGACAAGATCACTGATCCACCCCGTGCGAATTACTCTTACTCTATTCAGGCTGGAGTTCTTGCTGGAATTGATATG ATTATGGGTCAGGAGAACTTGACTGAATTCCTTGATGATCTTGCTTTCCAAGTAAGGAACAATATCATTCCCATGAGCAGGATTGACGATGCAGTTAAGAGGATATTAAGGGTTAAATTTGTCATGGGTCTCTTTGAGAACCCACTGGCTGATCTCAGCTTAGCGAACCAATTAGGAAGCCAG GAACACAGAGAATTAGCAAGAGAAGCAGTGAGGAAATCACTTGTACTTTTGAAGAATGGAAAAGTTACTAGCCAGCCACTACTTCCCCTTCCCAAAAAAGTGGCAAAGATACTTGTTGCTGGCAGTCACGCTGACAATTTGGGTTACCAGTGCGGAGGCTGGACTATAGGGTGGCAGGGAATTGGAGGCAATGATCTTACCACAG GAACTACAATCTTATCTGCTGTGAAAAACACAGTCCATCCATCTACGCAAGTCGTCTACCGGGACAATCCAGATGCAAACTTTGTAAAGGCCAATCACTTCTCGTATGCCATTGTTGTCGTGGGCGAGACGCCCTACGCGGAGATGTTTGGAGATAGTGCAAAACTTACTATAGCTGAACCTGGTCCGAGTACTATCAATAACATCTGCGGGTTCGTGAAATGTGTGGTAGTTGTCATGTCCGGGCGTCCAGTTGTGATTGAGCCGTATCTTGCAAATATAGAGGCCCCCGTGGCTGCATGGCTTCCGGGAAGTGAAGGCCAAGGGGTTGCTGATGTCTTGTTTGGTGACTATGGATTCACAGGCAAACTTGCACGCACTTGGTTCAAGTCAGTTGACCAGCTTCCCATGAATGTTGGTGATCCACATTATGATCCTCTGTTTCCCTTTGGATTTGGTCTCACAACTGAGCCTGTGAAGAACTAA
- the LOC107784216 gene encoding uncharacterized protein LOC107784216 isoform X2: MVNEIQKGSLSTRLGIPMIYGIDAVHGHNNVYKATIFPHNVGLGVTRDPQLVKRIGAATALEVRATGIPYTFAPCIAVCRDPRWGRCYESYSEDHKIVRAMTEIIPGLQGDIPANSRKGVPFVAGKTKVAACAKHFVGDGGTVKGIDENNTVINVNGLINIHMPAYIDSIVKGVSTIMVSYSSWNGMKMHANRGLITGFLKGKLKFRGFVISDWEAIDKITDPPRANYSYSIQAGVLAGIDMIMGQENLTEFLDDLAFQVRNNIIPMSRIDDAVKRILRVKFVMGLFENPLADLSLANQLGSQEHRELAREAVRKSLVLLKNGKVTSQPLLPLPKKVAKILVAGSHADNLGYQCGGWTIGWQGIGGNDLTTGTTILSAVKNTVHPSTQVVYRDNPDANFVKANHFSYAIVVVGETPYAEMFGDSAKLTIAEPGPSTINNICGFVKCVVVVMSGRPVVIEPYLANIEAPVAAWLPGSEGQGVADVLFGDYGFTGKLARTWFKSVDQLPMNVGDPHYDPLFPFGFGLTTEPVKN, translated from the exons ATGGTTAATGAGATTCAGAAGGGTTCCCTTTCAACACGCCTTGGTATTCCCATGATCTATGGAATTGATGCAGTCCATGGGCACAACAATGTCTACAAAGCCACAATTTTTCCACACAATGTTGGCCTTGGAGTCACAAG AGACCCGCAGCTTGTGAAGCGGATTGGGGCTGCGACTGCCCTTGAAGTCAGAGCCACAGGAATCCCTTATACTTTTGCACCATGCATCGCA GTATGTAGAGATCCAAGATGGGGTCGGTGCTACGAAAGCTACAGTGAAGACCATAAAATTGTTCGAGCAATGACTGAGATCATTCCTGGTTTACAAGGAGATATTCCAGCTAACTCCcgtaaaggtgttccttttgtCGCAGGAAA GACTAAAGTAGCAGCCTGTGCTAAGCACTTTGTGGGCGACGGTGGCACTGTCAAGGGCATTGATGAGAATAACACTGTTATCAATGTGAATGGGCTAATTAATATCCACATGCCTGCCTACATTGATTCCATTGTGAAGGGAGTTTCGACAATAATGGTATCTTACTCAAGCTGGAATGGCATGAAGATGCATGCTAACCGTGGTCTAATCACTGGCTTTCTCAAGGGAAAGCTCAAGTTTAGG GGATTTGTCATTTCAGATTGGGAGGCTATAGACAAGATCACTGATCCACCCCGTGCGAATTACTCTTACTCTATTCAGGCTGGAGTTCTTGCTGGAATTGATATG ATTATGGGTCAGGAGAACTTGACTGAATTCCTTGATGATCTTGCTTTCCAAGTAAGGAACAATATCATTCCCATGAGCAGGATTGACGATGCAGTTAAGAGGATATTAAGGGTTAAATTTGTCATGGGTCTCTTTGAGAACCCACTGGCTGATCTCAGCTTAGCGAACCAATTAGGAAGCCAG GAACACAGAGAATTAGCAAGAGAAGCAGTGAGGAAATCACTTGTACTTTTGAAGAATGGAAAAGTTACTAGCCAGCCACTACTTCCCCTTCCCAAAAAAGTGGCAAAGATACTTGTTGCTGGCAGTCACGCTGACAATTTGGGTTACCAGTGCGGAGGCTGGACTATAGGGTGGCAGGGAATTGGAGGCAATGATCTTACCACAG GAACTACAATCTTATCTGCTGTGAAAAACACAGTCCATCCATCTACGCAAGTCGTCTACCGGGACAATCCAGATGCAAACTTTGTAAAGGCCAATCACTTCTCGTATGCCATTGTTGTCGTGGGCGAGACGCCCTACGCGGAGATGTTTGGAGATAGTGCAAAACTTACTATAGCTGAACCTGGTCCGAGTACTATCAATAACATCTGCGGGTTCGTGAAATGTGTGGTAGTTGTCATGTCCGGGCGTCCAGTTGTGATTGAGCCGTATCTTGCAAATATAGAGGCCCCCGTGGCTGCATGGCTTCCGGGAAGTGAAGGCCAAGGGGTTGCTGATGTCTTGTTTGGTGACTATGGATTCACAGGCAAACTTGCACGCACTTGGTTCAAGTCAGTTGACCAGCTTCCCATGAATGTTGGTGATCCACATTATGATCCTCTGTTTCCCTTTGGATTTGGTCTCACAACTGAGCCTGTGAAGAACTAA